In one window of Pieris brassicae chromosome 10, ilPieBrab1.1, whole genome shotgun sequence DNA:
- the LOC123715764 gene encoding uncharacterized protein LOC123715764 isoform X2: protein MSVCEENPDLTNLDLSTVCRACMSSTGVIKDMFVWGLAMDYYKLTNVSLQPSDTISKSICVGCEDMLKKCIQFKRQCEKSDFLLNDTAKKKLTSLPEEVILFPKETVDNEIKFRFDENKITYMITAPNMEEKLMYPCPYSCNETFLKQSLLSMHFVKSHNKNHDFAVEIQFYCSHADCVYHIENNKYFSKRKQLNQHCSKVHKDKIVCGHCNLKFSKDIDYKHHLKSCNFLHWCQVCDKKYVTDERLMVHLMRNHPEFHKRYKREKAEKRKSEAQSLQKKAKKAEEEDLILKRSSATQTLEKIKNNVLLSWQSDSETKTDEISTQTVFDESLKSQTSEDESLYGSLTLSEFGLTKVKDRNESPDLSTKKTQTCDCLFDSLSRVHEKPSNECISTETQTLDLDDFSNLNSAETQTSFEEDNICNFFIPEYNPEYKKPP, encoded by the exons ATGTCAGTGTGTGAAGAAAATCCAGATTTAACGAACCTAGATCTGAGTACTGTTTGTCGAGCATGTATGTCTTCTACAGGAGTTATAAAAGATATGTTTGTTTGGGGCCTGGCTATggattattacaaattaacaaatgtttct ttgCAACCATCAGATACGATTTCTAAATCTATATGTGTTGGATGTGAAGATATGCTGAAAAAGTGTATACAATTTAAGAGGCAATGTGAAAAAtcggattttttattaaatgacacAGCAAAG AAAAAGTTAACCTCATTGCCAGAAGAAGTGATTCTGTTTCCTAAGGAAACAGttgataatgaaataaaatttagatttgatgaaaacaaaataacctATATGATAACAGCGCCAAATATGGAAGAGAAGCTTATGTACCCTTGTCCCTACTCTTGTAATGAGACTTTTCTAAAACAATCCCTGTTATCTATGCATTTTGTTAAGtcacataataaaaatcatgatTTTGCAGTTGAAATACAATTCTATTGCTCACATGCAGATTGTGTATACCATATAGAAAACAACAAGTATTTTTCTAAAAGGAAACAATTGAATCAACATTGCAGTAAAGTCCACAAAGACAAAATTGTCTGTGGACATTGTAATCTCAAGTTTTCAAAGGATATAGACTATAAACATCATTTGAAGTCATGTAACTTCCTCCACTGGTGTCAGGTTTGTGATAAGAAATATGTGACAGATGAAAGGCTAATGGTCCATCTGATGCGAAATCATCCAGAATTTCACAAAAGATACAAGAGAGAAAAGGCGGAAAAGCGAAAGTCAGAAGCACAGAGTTTGCAAAAGAAAGCGAAGAAAGCTGAGGAAGAAGACTTGATCCTGAAACGCTCCTCTGCTACACAGACCcttgagaaaattaaaaacaatgtctTGTTATCGTGGCAATCTGATAGTGAGACAAAAACTGATGAAATCTCAACACAGACAGTTTTTGATGAGTCACTTAAGTCTCAAACTAGTGAAGACGAATCTTTATATGGTTCGCTAACGTTATCAGAATTTGGCTTAACTAAAGTAAAAGATAGAAATGAATCCCCTGACCTAAGTACTAAGAAAACTCAAACATGTGACTGTCTATTTGATTCTTTAAGCAGAGTTCACGAAAAACCCTCAAATGAATGTATATCAACCGAAACACAGACATTGGATTTAGATGACTTTTCGAACTTGAATTCAGCTGAAACACAAACATCATTTGAAGaagataatatatgtaatttttttattcctgaGTATAACCCTGAATATAAAAAGCCTCCATAA
- the LOC123715764 gene encoding uncharacterized protein LOC123715764 isoform X3 — MSVCEENPDLTNLDLSTVCRACMSSTGVIKDMFVWGLAMDYYKLTNVSKKLTSLPEEVILFPKETVDNEIKFRFDENKITYMITAPNMEEKLMYPCPYSCNETFLKQSLLSMHFVKSHNKNHDFAVEIQFYCSHADCVYHIENNKYFSKRKQLNQHCSKVHKDKIVCGHCNLKFSKDIDYKHHLKSCNFLHWCQVCDKKYVTDERLMVHLMRNHPEFHKRYKREKAEKRKSEAQSLQKKAKKAEEEDLILKRSSATQTLEKIKNNVLLSWQSDSETKTDEISTQTVFDESLKSQTSEDESLYGSLTLSEFGLTKVKDRNESPDLSTKKTQTCDCLFDSLSRVHEKPSNECISTETQTLDLDDFSNLNSAETQTSFEEDNICNFFIPEYNPEYKKPP; from the exons ATGTCAGTGTGTGAAGAAAATCCAGATTTAACGAACCTAGATCTGAGTACTGTTTGTCGAGCATGTATGTCTTCTACAGGAGTTATAAAAGATATGTTTGTTTGGGGCCTGGCTATggattattacaaattaacaaatgtttct AAAAAGTTAACCTCATTGCCAGAAGAAGTGATTCTGTTTCCTAAGGAAACAGttgataatgaaataaaatttagatttgatgaaaacaaaataacctATATGATAACAGCGCCAAATATGGAAGAGAAGCTTATGTACCCTTGTCCCTACTCTTGTAATGAGACTTTTCTAAAACAATCCCTGTTATCTATGCATTTTGTTAAGtcacataataaaaatcatgatTTTGCAGTTGAAATACAATTCTATTGCTCACATGCAGATTGTGTATACCATATAGAAAACAACAAGTATTTTTCTAAAAGGAAACAATTGAATCAACATTGCAGTAAAGTCCACAAAGACAAAATTGTCTGTGGACATTGTAATCTCAAGTTTTCAAAGGATATAGACTATAAACATCATTTGAAGTCATGTAACTTCCTCCACTGGTGTCAGGTTTGTGATAAGAAATATGTGACAGATGAAAGGCTAATGGTCCATCTGATGCGAAATCATCCAGAATTTCACAAAAGATACAAGAGAGAAAAGGCGGAAAAGCGAAAGTCAGAAGCACAGAGTTTGCAAAAGAAAGCGAAGAAAGCTGAGGAAGAAGACTTGATCCTGAAACGCTCCTCTGCTACACAGACCcttgagaaaattaaaaacaatgtctTGTTATCGTGGCAATCTGATAGTGAGACAAAAACTGATGAAATCTCAACACAGACAGTTTTTGATGAGTCACTTAAGTCTCAAACTAGTGAAGACGAATCTTTATATGGTTCGCTAACGTTATCAGAATTTGGCTTAACTAAAGTAAAAGATAGAAATGAATCCCCTGACCTAAGTACTAAGAAAACTCAAACATGTGACTGTCTATTTGATTCTTTAAGCAGAGTTCACGAAAAACCCTCAAATGAATGTATATCAACCGAAACACAGACATTGGATTTAGATGACTTTTCGAACTTGAATTCAGCTGAAACACAAACATCATTTGAAGaagataatatatgtaatttttttattcctgaGTATAACCCTGAATATAAAAAGCCTCCATAA
- the LOC123715764 gene encoding uncharacterized protein LOC123715764 isoform X1: MSVCEENPDLTNLDLSTVCRACMSSTGVIKDMFVWGLAMDYYKLTNVSLQPSDTISKSICVGCEDMLKKCIQFKRQCEKSDFLLNDTAKVGYIELIMFKKLTSLPEEVILFPKETVDNEIKFRFDENKITYMITAPNMEEKLMYPCPYSCNETFLKQSLLSMHFVKSHNKNHDFAVEIQFYCSHADCVYHIENNKYFSKRKQLNQHCSKVHKDKIVCGHCNLKFSKDIDYKHHLKSCNFLHWCQVCDKKYVTDERLMVHLMRNHPEFHKRYKREKAEKRKSEAQSLQKKAKKAEEEDLILKRSSATQTLEKIKNNVLLSWQSDSETKTDEISTQTVFDESLKSQTSEDESLYGSLTLSEFGLTKVKDRNESPDLSTKKTQTCDCLFDSLSRVHEKPSNECISTETQTLDLDDFSNLNSAETQTSFEEDNICNFFIPEYNPEYKKPP; encoded by the exons ATGTCAGTGTGTGAAGAAAATCCAGATTTAACGAACCTAGATCTGAGTACTGTTTGTCGAGCATGTATGTCTTCTACAGGAGTTATAAAAGATATGTTTGTTTGGGGCCTGGCTATggattattacaaattaacaaatgtttct ttgCAACCATCAGATACGATTTCTAAATCTATATGTGTTGGATGTGAAGATATGCTGAAAAAGTGTATACAATTTAAGAGGCAATGTGAAAAAtcggattttttattaaatgacacAGCAAAGGTTGGATACATTGAACTCATAATGTTT AAAAAGTTAACCTCATTGCCAGAAGAAGTGATTCTGTTTCCTAAGGAAACAGttgataatgaaataaaatttagatttgatgaaaacaaaataacctATATGATAACAGCGCCAAATATGGAAGAGAAGCTTATGTACCCTTGTCCCTACTCTTGTAATGAGACTTTTCTAAAACAATCCCTGTTATCTATGCATTTTGTTAAGtcacataataaaaatcatgatTTTGCAGTTGAAATACAATTCTATTGCTCACATGCAGATTGTGTATACCATATAGAAAACAACAAGTATTTTTCTAAAAGGAAACAATTGAATCAACATTGCAGTAAAGTCCACAAAGACAAAATTGTCTGTGGACATTGTAATCTCAAGTTTTCAAAGGATATAGACTATAAACATCATTTGAAGTCATGTAACTTCCTCCACTGGTGTCAGGTTTGTGATAAGAAATATGTGACAGATGAAAGGCTAATGGTCCATCTGATGCGAAATCATCCAGAATTTCACAAAAGATACAAGAGAGAAAAGGCGGAAAAGCGAAAGTCAGAAGCACAGAGTTTGCAAAAGAAAGCGAAGAAAGCTGAGGAAGAAGACTTGATCCTGAAACGCTCCTCTGCTACACAGACCcttgagaaaattaaaaacaatgtctTGTTATCGTGGCAATCTGATAGTGAGACAAAAACTGATGAAATCTCAACACAGACAGTTTTTGATGAGTCACTTAAGTCTCAAACTAGTGAAGACGAATCTTTATATGGTTCGCTAACGTTATCAGAATTTGGCTTAACTAAAGTAAAAGATAGAAATGAATCCCCTGACCTAAGTACTAAGAAAACTCAAACATGTGACTGTCTATTTGATTCTTTAAGCAGAGTTCACGAAAAACCCTCAAATGAATGTATATCAACCGAAACACAGACATTGGATTTAGATGACTTTTCGAACTTGAATTCAGCTGAAACACAAACATCATTTGAAGaagataatatatgtaatttttttattcctgaGTATAACCCTGAATATAAAAAGCCTCCATAA
- the LOC123715163 gene encoding zinc finger protein 2 homolog, whose amino-acid sequence MTLLCCVCLTENVRFYNLNKTYLYQFYEKLLDYNVPYSTTCCCYICFALLKKCYKFVLQALKGNNILTKIEDSNFMLTNQNENIINLTTVKLNSIVIEGGSDVCSFEGNGKGPESKDLVKIEDFGTGSDNETDVKLDYISTKQSDSDEDLPLSELNTETDIIKEEKVDYKVLKRVNAREFILTTEEQRQEMDQRAKSINYLNSPYKCDLCYRGFIDPIAYGKHRQKHDESSGDHKCEMCHLRYSTKRQLNSHYKAAHLRKFECYVCKEITHTRNQAKQHEEWHKGRTYTCHLCGKAFRKSSSYFTHVRKSHKSVHACSLCGDSFVSEHGLRMHSSKAHRTIEVDKKDEQILESYCKECNVQFKTSEAWERHALTNHYSLDSKSSCCPVCNQDVALEERVAHKRTHMDRHTSEHIYEKTPALSALSCGHCDSKFLSVHKLRAHMKRVHLGLKYDKNIVCEVCGKHCTSLATLKYHQRQHNGERPFPCVICGARFTCKENLRIHTRTHSGERPYSCVVCDKKFTQKPALNRHYRVHNGSKPYECQYCSKRFNQSSSLKSHVNTIHLKIPRNKKNKLC is encoded by the exons ATGACGTTACTTTGTTGTGTTTGTCTAACAGAAAATGtacgattttataatttaaataaaacttatttataccaattttatgaaaaattactCGATTACAAT GTACCATATAGTACAACATGTTGCTGCTATATTTGTTTTGCGCTATTGAAGAAATGTTACAAGTTTGTGCTTCAAGCATTGaagggaaataacattttgacaAAAATTGAAGATAGCAATTTTATG TTGACAAATcaaaatgaaaacattataaatttaaccacAGTCAAACTTAACAGTATAGTTATTGAGGGTGGGTCTGATGTATGTAGTTTTGAAGGTAATGGAAAAGGACCCGAGAGTAAGGACTTAGTCAAAATTGAAGATTTTGGAACTGGAAGTGACA ATGAGACAGATGTTAAACTAGATTATATTAGCACTAAGCAGTCTGACTCTGATGAAGATCTTCCTTTAAGTGAACTCAACACTGAGACAGATATAATCAAGGAAGAGAAAGTTGATTATAAAG tattAAAAAGAGTAAATGCACGGGAATTTATATTGACCACTGAAGAGCAGAGACAGGAAATGGATCAAAGAGCAAAGAGTATAAACTATTTGAATTCTCCATATAAATGTGATTTGTGTTATCGTGGTTTCATAGATCCAATAGCCTATGGAAAGCATAGACAAAAACATGATGAG AGCAGCGGTGATCATAAATGTGAAATGTGTCATCTCCGTTATTCAACTAAACGGCAACTGAATAGCCATTATAAGGCGGCACATTTAAGGAAATTCGAATGTTATGTTTGCAAAGAAATCACTCATACAAG AAACCAAGCGAAACAACATGAAGAGTGGCACAAGGGTAGGACATATACTTGTCATCTGTGCGGGAAGGCCTTCCG AAAATCATCGTCCTACTTTACGCACGTTCGTAAGTCTCATAAGAGCGTGCACGCGTGCTCGCTTTGCGGAGATAGTTTTGTCAGCGAACACGGACTACGTATGCATAGTTCTAAAGCACATAGAACCATCGAG GTTGACAAAAAAGATGAACAAATTTTGGAGAGTTATTGTAAAGAGTGCAATGTGCAATTCAAAACATCGGAAGCGTGGGAAAGGCACGCTTTGACAAATCACTATAGTTTAGATTCTAAAAG CTCATGCTGCCCGGTGTGCAACCAAGATGTTGCACTAGAAGAGAGGGTTGCTCATAAACGGACACATATGGACAGACATACAAGTGAACATATATATGAGAAAACGCCAGCCCTTTCAGCCCTCAGTTGTGGACAc TGCGATTCGAAGTTTCTCAGCGTACACAAACTGCGCGCTCATATGAAACGCGTTCACCTCGGTCTCAAGTATGACAAGAATATTGTATGTGAAGTGTGCGGAAAGCATTGTACT TCGCTGGCAACACTGAAGTACCACCAAAGACAACATAACGGAGAGAGACCATTTCCCTGCGTTATCTGTGGGGCTCGATTTACTTGTAAAGAAAATCTTAG gaTCCACACAAGAACACATTCGGGCGAGCGTCCGTATAGCTGTGTAGTTTGTGATAAGAAATTTACACAGAAACCAGCGCTTAACCGACATTACAGG GTACACAACGGCTCTAAGCCATACGAATGCCAGTATTGTTCGAAACGTTTCAATCAGTCCAGTTCACTGAAATCACACGTCAATACAATTCATTTGAAAATACctagaaataaaaagaataaactTTGTTGA
- the LOC123715685 gene encoding dynein axonemal light chain 1-like, whose protein sequence is MAVPKATTIKEAIKRWEEKTGQHAATATEVCLVFQWPPIEKMDNTLASLSCCEKLSLSTNMIEKVSCLNTLKKLRVLSLGRNYIKSFAGMECLGDTLEELWLSYNLVEKLKGINVLRNLKVLYMSNNLVKEWSEFNKLQELPNLEDLLFVGNPLYDACELDTWRSEAARRLPNLKKLDGETVLREDDPPLTVADMQPDGGDAVETLVSAETND, encoded by the exons ATGGCTGTACCTAAAGCTACGACGATAAAAGAAGCCATTAAGCGCTGGGAGGAGAAGACTGGTCAGCATGCAGCAACAGCGACAGAAGTCTGTCTAGTATTCCAATGGCCACCCATCGAGAAAATGGACAATACACTGGCGAGTCTTTCTTGTTGCGA GAAACTAAGTCTATCGACGAATATGATAGAAAAAGTATCATGCCTGAACACTCTGAAGAAGTTACGAGTACTTTCTTTGGGGCGAAACTACATCAAATCTTTTGCTGGAATG GAATGCCTGGGCGATACCTTAGAAGAATTGTGGCtttcatataatttagttGAGAAACTGAAGGGAATCAATGTACTGCGGAACTTGAAAGTTTTATACATGAGCAATAACTTAGTTAAGGAGTGGAGCGAGTTTAACAAGTTacaa GAGCTGCCAAATTTGGAGGATCTTCTTTTCGTTGGCAATCCATTATATGACGCCTGTGAATTAGATACATGGCGTTCAGAGGCTGCCCGTCGCCTGCCCAACTTGAAGAAACTTGACGGCGAGACTGTGTTGAGGGAGGATGATCCGCCGCTAACAGTTGCTGATATGCAG CCGGACGGTGGTGACGCGGTGGAGACTTTAGTCAGCGCAGAAACTAATGATTAG